In Eupeodes corollae chromosome 3, idEupCoro1.1, whole genome shotgun sequence, a single genomic region encodes these proteins:
- the LOC129952878 gene encoding uncharacterized protein LOC129952878 → MRLVRIIGKHILKTHPERNITAAIYSYWANQIIELFKKEQRAVYLHTKLVESTRGITNRLVGKLPDQIHNLKRKYRESGIITKRPKLDPPTTPTSSRCSSPSSPASPSSPLSRFDDIDSEAEKECSESLEWLKNSSHPWESVEQKWEETSSVRLSHLKNQSIDEYFKEYPALQKPTGYILLLQDFKTCYPANFNGLFENFPSYKKEIFKVASNRPNKDKFIKILLSLENVSEEVENLAAFLLIPSLLSVCTIRLKGNAKKVWRPSKSEVRDGFILHVRSDADIEAHIIKRKTKLAEFNLTLQPLIIVVGESLKEVQSYIVVVNTTKYFFNHIVEAVDSFLKIIFTLNAKFSEESKSAWLVIQQGFYKIKTNFDKTPTTTSTLLTELGI, encoded by the exons ATGCGTCTTGTACGTATCATAGGAAAACACATCCTAAAAACACATCCCGAAAGGAACATCACTGCGGCTATTTATAGTTATTGGGCGAATCAGATTATTGAGCTGTTCAAAAAAGAGCAAAGGGCAGTGTATTTACATACAAAGTTGGTTGAGTCCACTCGCGGTATCACCAACAGGTTGGTGGGAAAACTCCCAGACCAGATACATaacctaaaaagaaaatacaggGAGTCGGGAATAATAACAAAACGACCAAAACTGGACCCACCAACAACGCCCACTTCATCTCGTTGCTCATCACCATCATCGCCAGCATCACCATCATCGCCATTAAGCCGTTTCGATGATATTGATTCTGAGGCTGAAAAAGAATGCAGCGAAAGCCTTGAGTGGCTTAAGAATTCAAGCCATCCCTGGGAATCTGTTGAGCAAAAATGGGAGGAAACCTCAAGCGTTCGGTTAAGCCACCTCAAAAACCAGAGTATTGATGAGTACTTCAAAGAGTATCCAGCCCTGCAGAAACCAACAGGCTACATTTTG ctTTTACAAGATTTCAAAACATGCTACCCAGCAAATTTTAACgggctttttgaaaattttccttcctacaaaaaggaaatttttaaagttgcttCAAACCGGCCGAATaaagataaatttattaaaatcttacTTTCACTCGAAAATG tttccgaGGAGGTAGAAAATCTAGCAGCTTTCCTGCTAATTCCATCGCTTCTTTCAGTCTGCACCATTAGATTGAAGGGCAACGCCAAGAAAGTGTGGAGGCCTTCCAAATCCGAAGTAAGAGATGGTTTTATCCTGCATGTGAGGAGTGATGCCGACATCGAAGCACatataataaaaaggaaaactaaATTAGCCGAATTCAACCTGACCCTGCAGCCACTTATAATTGTGGTAGGTGAATCACTCAAAGAAGTGCAAAGTTATATTGTTGTTGTAAACACAACAAAGTACTTTTTTAATCATATTGTTGAGGCAGTtgattcctttttaaaaataatattcacttTAAATGCTAAGTTTTCAGAAGAAAGTAAAAGTGCTTGGTTGGTGATCCAAcaaggtttttataaaataaaaactaattttgacaAAACACCCACAACCACCAGCACACTTTTAACTGAACTtggtatttaa
- the LOC129950671 gene encoding early boundary activity protein 3, whose product MPCRLSWLLVEVTQGLNNEYFVIHSVEVIGDINGAYVDRRIRFNQERRELIGIVRLASDDLKIVEMERARLLMAQKSLTSELKPLEANLWCLVHQLSDDSKVQLITVSCKKLVFIESVDNNRKHFMLQKENSQAPVALLHVLDSEQQLLDKMECLSNTLVQNYLCEEKDAVIEAEGLEEAYLLVQYFETRNNLIYTIVHYKDSIFKDENLFRNVVAYISNNQQKTVSQGIILRKSFIKDELTKLLTNIRETCDNVDFRLLNSAKN is encoded by the exons atgcccTGTCGTTTGTCTTGGCTCCTTGTTGAAGTCACTCAAGGTTTGAACAACGAATATTTTGTCATACATTCGGTTGAGGTGATTGGTGATATAAATGGGGCTTACGTCGATCGAAGAATTCGGTTCAATCAAGAACGGCGAGAACTGATTGGAATAGTGCGTTTAGCTTCAGACGATCTTAAAATAGTCGAAATGGAACGGGCACGCTTATTGATGGCACAAAAAAGTCTCACCTCTGAATTGAAACCCTTGGAAGCGAACTTGTGGTGTCTAGTTCATCAACTCAGTGATGACAGTAAGGTGCAATTGATAACCGTCAGTTGCAAGAAACTAGTCTTTATCGaaagtgttgacaacaatagaaAACATTTCATGCTGCAGAAAGAAAATTCACAAGCTCCAGTTGCCCTGCTTCACGTTCTGGACTCCGAACAGCAACTGCTTGATAAAATGGAGTGTCTTAGCAACACCTTAGTCCAAAATTATTTG tGTGAGGAAAAGGATGCAGTGATTGAAGCAGAAGGACTTGAGGAGGCTTATCTTTTGGtccaatattttgaaacacGAAATAACTTAATTTACACCATTGTACATTATAAAGATAGTATTTTTAAGGATGAAAATTTATTCCGAAATGTTGTCGCCTACATTTCCAATAATCAGCAGAAAACTGTCAGCCAAGGTATTATTTTGCGAAAGTCTTTCATAAAGGATGAGTTAACTAAACTTTTGACAAATATAAGAGAAACTTGTGATAACGTTGATTTTCGGTTGCTAAATTCCGCAAAAAATtga